A genomic segment from Malaclemys terrapin pileata isolate rMalTer1 chromosome 1, rMalTer1.hap1, whole genome shotgun sequence encodes:
- the BPGM gene encoding bisphosphoglycerate mutase: protein MNKCKLVLLRHGEGAWNKENRFCSWVDQKLSSDGIKEARNCGKHLKALGFQFDHVFTSILSRSIQTAWLVLEEMGQEWVPTQSSWRLNERHYGALIGLNRAEMALNHGEEQVKIWRRSYDVTPPPITESHPYYKEIYNDRRYKCCDVSQDKLPKAESLKEVLERLLPYWNEKIAPELKSGKMVLISAHGNSTRALLKHLEGISDEDIVNVTLPTGVPVLLELDEHLRPLSRHQFLGDQEAIQAAIRKVEDQGKVKPVEKK, encoded by the exons ATGAATAAGTGCAAACTTGTTCTGTTAAGACACGGGGAAGGAGCCTGGAACAAAGAAAACCGCTTTTGCAGCTGGGTGGATCAGAAGCTGAGCAGCGATGGGATAAAGGAAGCTCGGAACTGTGGGAAACACCTCAAAGCACTAGGTTTTCAGTTTGACCATGTGTTTACATCCATCCTAAGCCGTTCTATTCAGACTGCTTGGCTGGTGTTGGAAGAGATGGGACAAGAATGGGTTCCCACCCAAAGTTCATGGCGTCTGAATGAACGCCACTACGGTGCACTGATCGGTCTCAACAGAGCTGAAATGGCGCTGAACCATGGTGAAGAGCAAGTGAAAATATGGAGAAGAAGCTATGATGTTACTCCACCTCCCATAACTGAATCTCATCCTTACTACAAAGAGATCTATAATGATCGCAGATACAAATGCTGTGATGTGTCGCAGGACAAACTCCCAAAGGCTGAAAGCTTAAAAGAAGTTCTGGAGAGACTCCTTCCCTATTGGAATGAAAAGATAGCACCAGAACTGAAAAGCGGCAAAATGGTCCTCATATCTGCTCATGGAAACAGCACTAGGGCACTGCTCAAGCATCTGGAAG GCATCTCCGATGAGGATATCGTTAATGTTACCCTCCCTACTGGCGTGCCTGTGCTCCTTGAACTCGATGAGCATCTGCGCCCTCTTAGCCGTCACCAGTTTCTAGGTGATCAAGAGGCTATCCAAGCTGCCATTAGAAAAGTGGAAGATCAAGGGAAAGTCAAACCTGTTGAGAAGAAATAA